The Kluyvera intermedia genome window below encodes:
- the proP gene encoding glycine betaine/L-proline transporter ProP, with the protein MLKRKKVKPITIRDVTIIDDAKLRKAITAASLGNAMEWFDFGVYGFVAYALGKVFFPDADPSVQMIAALGTFSVPFLIRPLGGLFFGMLGDKYGRQKILSITIIIMSISTFCIGLIPSYATIGIWAPILLLLCKMAQGFSVGGEYTGASIFVAEYSPDRKRGFMGSWLDFGSIAGFVMGAGLVVLLSTVVGEANFLEWGWRIPFFVALPLGIIGLYLRHALEETPAFQQHVEKLEQGDREGLQEGPKVSFKEIATKHWRSLLACIGLVISTNVTYYMLLTYMPSYLSHNLHYSEDHGVLIIIAIMIGMLFVQPVMGLLSDRFGRRPFIVVGSVALLVFSIPAFILINSNSIGLIFSGLLLLAVILNCFTGVMASSLPAMFPTHIRYSALASAFNISVLVAGLTPTLAAWLVETTQDLMMPAYYLMVVAVIGLITGVTMKETANRPLKGATPAASDMAEAKEILQEHHDHIEHKIEDLDEEIAVLQEKRSQLVMQHPKIND; encoded by the coding sequence ATGCTTAAAAGGAAAAAAGTAAAACCGATCACGATTCGTGACGTCACTATTATTGACGATGCCAAGCTACGCAAAGCCATCACCGCAGCCTCGCTGGGGAACGCGATGGAGTGGTTTGACTTCGGTGTTTATGGGTTTGTTGCTTATGCATTAGGTAAAGTCTTCTTCCCGGACGCTGACCCAAGCGTGCAGATGATTGCCGCACTGGGTACCTTCTCCGTCCCATTCCTGATTCGCCCACTGGGTGGATTGTTCTTCGGGATGCTCGGGGATAAATACGGCCGTCAGAAGATCTTGTCCATCACCATTATCATTATGTCGATCAGTACATTCTGTATCGGCCTTATTCCTTCGTATGCCACGATTGGTATCTGGGCACCTATCCTGCTGCTGCTGTGTAAAATGGCACAGGGCTTCTCGGTAGGTGGGGAATATACCGGGGCATCTATCTTCGTTGCCGAATATTCACCTGACCGTAAACGTGGGTTTATGGGTAGCTGGCTGGACTTCGGTTCCATTGCCGGTTTTGTGATGGGTGCGGGGCTGGTTGTACTGCTTTCCACCGTCGTGGGTGAAGCGAACTTCCTTGAGTGGGGCTGGCGTATTCCGTTCTTCGTCGCGTTGCCGCTGGGGATCATTGGTCTTTACCTGCGCCATGCGCTAGAAGAGACTCCGGCGTTCCAGCAGCACGTTGAGAAGCTTGAACAGGGCGATCGTGAGGGCTTGCAGGAAGGACCAAAGGTTTCGTTTAAAGAGATTGCGACTAAACACTGGCGCAGCCTGCTGGCGTGTATCGGCCTGGTTATCTCAACCAACGTTACCTACTACATGCTGTTGACCTACATGCCGAGCTACCTGTCGCATAACCTGCACTACTCGGAAGACCACGGCGTGTTGATTATTATCGCCATCATGATCGGTATGCTGTTTGTTCAGCCGGTAATGGGGCTGCTGAGTGACCGTTTTGGTCGCCGTCCGTTTATCGTTGTCGGTAGTGTGGCATTGCTGGTGTTCTCGATTCCGGCCTTTATCCTGATTAACAGCAACTCTATCGGCCTGATTTTCTCCGGTCTGCTGCTGTTGGCGGTAATTCTGAACTGTTTCACCGGGGTAATGGCCTCGTCGTTACCGGCGATGTTCCCGACCCACATCCGCTACAGTGCGTTGGCGAGTGCGTTTAACATCTCGGTACTGGTTGCCGGTCTGACGCCAACGTTAGCCGCGTGGCTGGTGGAAACGACGCAGGATCTGATGATGCCAGCGTACTACCTGATGGTGGTTGCGGTGATTGGTCTGATTACCGGTGTGACGATGAAAGAGACCGCTAACCGACCGCTGAAAGGCGCGACGCCTGCGGCATCGGATATGGCTGAAGCGAAAGAGATCCTCCAGGAGCACCATGACCACATCGAGCATAAGATTGAAGACCTCGATGAGGAGATTGCCGTGTTGCAGGAGAAACGTTCTCAGTTGGTGATGCAGCATCCGAAAATTAATGATTAA
- the kdgT gene encoding 2-keto-3-deoxygluconate transporter gives MKIKATMERIPGGMMLIPLLLGAILNTFAPSTGEYFGSFTKGMIGGTVPILAVWFFCIGASIDLRATGTVLRKSGALVLTKIAVAWVVAMIAAMFIPDTGIQTGFFAGLSVLAIVSAMDMTNGGLYASLMNQYGTKEESGAFVLMSLESGPLMTMVILGSAGLASFEPHHFIGAVLPFLIGFALGNLDHDLRSFFSKATPVLIPFFGFALGNTINLNVILDTGLLGIVLGVAVIIITGIPLIIADRVIGGGNGTAGVAASSAAGAAVANPVIIAQINPSFAPVAASATALVAASVIVTAILVPIITALYAKRYGKPQSAENKTESAQQPAHH, from the coding sequence ATGAAGATTAAAGCAACAATGGAACGAATCCCGGGTGGGATGATGCTTATCCCGTTATTGTTAGGGGCAATTTTAAATACCTTTGCACCGAGCACTGGCGAATATTTTGGTTCTTTCACCAAAGGTATGATTGGCGGAACAGTCCCTATTCTGGCGGTCTGGTTCTTCTGTATTGGGGCATCCATTGATTTACGTGCCACCGGTACGGTATTACGCAAATCTGGCGCACTGGTACTGACCAAAATTGCGGTGGCGTGGGTCGTGGCAATGATTGCTGCGATGTTTATTCCAGACACCGGGATCCAGACCGGATTCTTTGCCGGGCTGTCGGTTCTGGCTATCGTTTCTGCGATGGATATGACCAACGGTGGGCTGTATGCCAGCCTGATGAATCAATACGGCACTAAAGAAGAGTCTGGTGCGTTCGTGCTGATGTCTCTGGAATCTGGCCCGCTGATGACCATGGTTATCCTCGGTTCCGCAGGCCTGGCATCGTTTGAGCCGCACCACTTTATTGGTGCCGTGCTGCCATTCCTGATTGGTTTTGCGCTGGGCAACCTCGACCACGACCTGCGTTCTTTCTTCAGCAAAGCTACGCCGGTGCTGATTCCGTTCTTCGGTTTCGCGCTGGGTAACACGATTAATCTGAACGTCATCCTCGACACCGGCCTGCTGGGTATCGTACTGGGCGTGGCGGTGATCATCATCACCGGTATCCCACTGATTATCGCCGACCGCGTGATTGGTGGCGGTAATGGTACCGCTGGTGTTGCTGCCTCCTCCGCCGCCGGTGCTGCCGTGGCGAACCCGGTGATTATTGCGCAGATTAACCCGTCATTCGCCCCAGTTGCCGCGTCAGCCACGGCATTGGTTGCCGCCAGCGTGATTGTTACGGCGATTCTGGTGCCGATTATTACCGCGCTGTACGCCAAACGTTACGGCAAGCCGCAATCAGCTGAAAATAAAACAGAAAGCGCTCAACAGCCCGCGCATCACTAA
- a CDS encoding type I secretion system permease/ATPase produces MASTTDSLEQTISATDDSVRHDPRQDHDDPLLDALMIVCKLHNIITSRNVLTAGLPLQAHLLTLSAFPRAAQRAGLKARVLQRPLEKISPLSLPAIVLLKNDQAAVLIGWDDQQRARLLPTETEGGEIVLTREALAENYSDKAIFIQPEHAFDNQPTAAIPRTRSWFKDTLKLSKFLYLDSVVASFIINIIAIATPLFVMNVYDRVVPNQATSTLWVLAIGISVAFIFDLILKVLRGICLDLAGKKTDLIVSAALFERLLGMKMKVRPDRVGGFAQNFQEYQSVREFLSSLTLTTLIDFPFTLLILLVIAIIGGPLAFIPLLCYPIALLVNWVIQKPLMTQVHKTYRLATERQAMLVETVTGLDAIKVNNAQSERQYQWEQIIGQLSKLEMRVKSLSYVAVNFTAWIQQIGGVALIVAGVYSIIAGNLSMGGLIACYLLSRRAVMPIGQFCSLITRYQRAKMTKATIDRMMDLEQEVQEGEVPLKRETLSGAIEFRDVSFRYPQNQYLSLNGVSLKIEPGEKVGIIGRSGSGKSSLAKLLVGFYQPDSGTILIDGIDARQLDVNDVRHNIGYAPQDIHLFSGTLRDNLLTGAGYADDETMIRAATIAGVHEFARRHPSGYNMQVGERGMNLSGGQRQAVALARALLLDPPILLMDEPTSSMDNTSEDLIKKALTPIVSNKTLLLVTHRASLLTLVDRLIILDNGKIIADGAKESVMAALKKGQIHAQR; encoded by the coding sequence ATGGCGTCTACTACTGATTCACTTGAGCAAACGATCTCCGCAACGGATGATTCGGTCAGGCACGATCCGCGCCAGGACCACGATGATCCCCTGCTCGACGCGCTGATGATAGTCTGCAAATTGCACAACATCATCACCAGCCGTAATGTATTAACCGCCGGGCTTCCCCTGCAAGCCCACCTGCTTACCCTCAGCGCCTTTCCGCGCGCCGCACAGCGTGCGGGCCTGAAAGCGCGTGTTCTGCAACGGCCGCTGGAAAAAATCTCACCACTGTCGCTACCCGCCATCGTGCTGCTTAAAAACGATCAAGCCGCGGTACTGATAGGCTGGGATGACCAGCAACGTGCACGTCTGCTGCCGACCGAAACGGAAGGGGGAGAAATTGTGCTCACCCGCGAAGCGCTGGCGGAAAACTACAGCGATAAGGCAATTTTCATTCAGCCTGAGCACGCCTTTGACAACCAGCCAACGGCGGCGATTCCACGCACCCGCTCCTGGTTTAAAGACACCTTGAAGCTGTCCAAATTTCTCTATCTCGACTCGGTGGTCGCCAGCTTTATCATTAATATTATTGCTATCGCCACGCCGCTGTTCGTGATGAACGTTTACGACCGAGTGGTGCCAAACCAGGCGACTTCAACGTTGTGGGTGTTGGCTATCGGGATCAGCGTCGCGTTTATTTTTGACCTCATCTTGAAGGTATTACGCGGCATATGCCTCGATTTAGCAGGGAAAAAGACCGATCTTATCGTTTCTGCCGCGCTGTTTGAGCGCCTGCTGGGCATGAAAATGAAGGTGCGCCCCGACCGGGTGGGCGGCTTTGCGCAGAACTTCCAGGAGTATCAGTCGGTGCGCGAGTTTCTCTCCTCGCTGACCCTGACCACGCTTATCGATTTTCCGTTCACCCTACTCATTCTGCTGGTGATTGCCATCATCGGCGGCCCGCTAGCCTTTATCCCCCTGCTCTGCTACCCCATTGCCCTGCTGGTTAACTGGGTTATCCAGAAGCCGTTGATGACCCAGGTCCATAAGACCTATCGTCTGGCCACCGAGCGCCAGGCCATGCTGGTGGAAACCGTGACCGGGCTGGATGCCATTAAGGTCAATAACGCCCAAAGCGAGCGCCAGTATCAGTGGGAGCAGATTATCGGCCAGCTCAGCAAGCTTGAGATGCGGGTAAAATCACTCTCATACGTCGCAGTAAACTTTACCGCCTGGATCCAGCAAATTGGCGGTGTTGCCCTCATTGTCGCCGGGGTTTACAGCATTATCGCCGGTAATCTCAGCATGGGCGGGCTGATTGCCTGTTACTTGCTTAGCCGCCGCGCCGTCATGCCGATTGGCCAGTTCTGTAGCCTCATCACCCGCTATCAGCGCGCCAAAATGACCAAGGCCACTATCGACCGGATGATGGATCTCGAACAAGAAGTCCAGGAAGGTGAGGTGCCGCTTAAGCGCGAAACGCTGTCCGGGGCGATTGAGTTTCGTGATGTCTCCTTCCGTTATCCGCAAAACCAGTATCTTTCGCTTAACGGTGTGTCCTTGAAAATTGAACCGGGCGAGAAAGTGGGGATTATCGGCAGGAGCGGCTCAGGAAAAAGCTCACTGGCGAAACTGTTGGTTGGTTTTTATCAGCCGGACAGCGGGACTATCCTGATAGACGGCATTGATGCCCGCCAGCTCGACGTCAATGATGTGCGCCATAATATCGGCTATGCACCGCAGGACATCCATCTGTTCAGCGGCACACTGCGCGACAATCTGTTAACCGGCGCAGGCTATGCCGATGATGAAACCATGATTCGCGCGGCAACCATCGCGGGCGTACATGAGTTCGCTCGTCGCCATCCTTCCGGCTATAACATGCAGGTCGGTGAACGCGGGATGAATCTCTCCGGCGGGCAGCGTCAAGCCGTCGCCCTCGCCCGCGCGCTGCTACTCGACCCACCAATCCTGCTGATGGACGAGCCGACCAGCTCCATGGATAACACCAGTGAAGATCTGATTAAGAAAGCGCTGACGCCGATAGTCAGCAATAAAACGCTGCTTCTGGTCACCCACCGGGCATCACTGCTCACGCTGGTTGACCGTCTGATTATTCTCGATAACGGTAAAATCATCGCTGACGGTGCAAAAGAAAGCGTCATGGCCGCCCTGAAAAAAGGACAAATTCATGCGCAACGCTAA
- a CDS encoding zinc ribbon domain-containing protein YjdM has product MSLPHCPQCNSEYTYEDNGMFICPECAHEWNDAEPAADSDELIVKDANGNLLVDGDSVTVIKDLKVKGSSSMLKIGTKVKNIRLVEGDHNIDCKIDGFGQMKLKSEFVKKN; this is encoded by the coding sequence ATGTCATTACCCCATTGCCCACAATGCAACTCCGAATACACCTATGAAGACAACGGCATGTTTATCTGCCCGGAATGCGCACACGAGTGGAATGATGCTGAACCCGCAGCCGACAGTGACGAGCTGATTGTCAAAGATGCCAACGGCAACCTGCTGGTCGATGGCGACAGCGTGACCGTGATTAAAGACCTGAAGGTCAAAGGCAGCTCTTCAATGCTGAAAATCGGCACCAAAGTGAAGAATATCCGTCTGGTGGAAGGCGATCACAACATCGATTGCAAAATCGACGGTTTCGGCCAGATGAAGCTGAAATCTGAGTTTGTGAAAAAGAACTGA
- a CDS encoding HlyD family type I secretion periplasmic adaptor subunit, with translation MRNAKLNRLMQWLFGDKNGATLTANEVNKALIDDSPRVVRITLWVILGFFIVMIAWASLAEIDEVTRGDGKAIPSSRLQKIQNLEGGIVAEVFVQEGEVVKAGAPLLRLDDTRFRSNAGESEADRLELKARVQRLTAQLADKETLTLSADIMEKVPDIANGEVELFTSINKRIQSELSGLNEQLVQKKQDLLDYQAKAEQYRRSLGLLQQEIGMSEPLVAKGAISRVEVLRLRRSEVETRGQLESVTLAVPRAQAAIKEIESKVAEPRGRYRSEALTQLNEARTDLSKIEASGKAIDDRVNRTLVTSPVRGVVQQMMVNTIGGVIQPGSDLVEIVPLDDTLLIEAKIRPQDIAFLRPGLEAMVKFTAYDYTIYGGLKAKLVQISPDTVTDKEGKSFYVIRLRTDKNHLGSDAKPLIIIPGMVASVDIITGKKTILAYLLKPILRAKAEAFRER, from the coding sequence ATGCGCAACGCTAAACTCAATCGCCTGATGCAATGGCTTTTCGGCGACAAAAACGGCGCTACGCTGACGGCCAATGAGGTCAATAAGGCGCTTATCGATGACTCACCGCGCGTGGTGCGTATTACGCTGTGGGTCATACTGGGCTTCTTTATCGTCATGATTGCCTGGGCATCGCTTGCTGAGATTGATGAAGTGACGCGCGGTGATGGCAAGGCAATTCCCTCTTCACGTCTGCAAAAAATCCAGAACCTGGAAGGCGGCATCGTCGCGGAAGTGTTTGTGCAAGAAGGCGAGGTGGTTAAGGCTGGTGCACCGCTGCTGCGCCTGGATGACACCCGTTTTCGTTCCAATGCGGGCGAGTCCGAGGCCGACCGGCTGGAGTTGAAAGCGCGCGTTCAGCGCCTGACCGCTCAGCTTGCCGATAAAGAAACGCTGACGCTGTCTGCAGATATTATGGAAAAAGTGCCGGATATCGCCAACGGTGAAGTGGAGCTGTTTACCAGCATCAACAAGCGTATTCAAAGCGAACTGTCCGGGCTTAATGAGCAACTGGTGCAGAAGAAACAGGATCTGCTGGACTATCAGGCGAAGGCCGAACAGTACCGTCGAAGCCTGGGGCTGTTGCAGCAAGAGATCGGCATGTCCGAGCCGCTGGTCGCCAAAGGGGCTATTTCCCGCGTCGAGGTGCTGCGTCTGCGCCGTTCTGAGGTGGAAACCCGTGGGCAGCTGGAATCTGTCACCCTGGCGGTGCCAAGAGCGCAGGCGGCGATTAAGGAGATTGAGAGTAAGGTTGCTGAACCGCGTGGGCGCTATCGTAGCGAGGCGTTAACGCAGTTGAATGAGGCTCGTACCGATCTCAGTAAAATAGAAGCCTCAGGCAAGGCGATTGATGATCGGGTGAACCGTACCTTGGTCACCTCGCCGGTGCGCGGTGTCGTGCAGCAGATGATGGTCAACACCATCGGCGGCGTCATTCAACCGGGGAGCGATTTGGTTGAAATCGTGCCGCTAGACGACACGCTGCTGATTGAGGCGAAAATCCGCCCTCAGGATATTGCCTTCCTGCGTCCGGGCCTTGAGGCCATGGTCAAGTTTACCGCCTACGATTACACCATCTACGGCGGTCTGAAGGCAAAGCTTGTGCAGATAAGCCCGGATACGGTGACGGATAAAGAAGGCAAAAGCTTCTACGTGATTCGTCTGCGTACTGATAAAAACCACCTCGGCAGCGATGCAAAACCGCTGATTATTATTCCGGGCATGGTGGCCTCGGTGGATATTATTACCGGTAAGAAAACGATTCTGGCTTATCTACTGAAGCCAATTCTCCGGGCGAAAGCGGAAGCGTTTCGCGAGCGGTAA